GATTCAAAAAACAGAGACACAGGCAAATTTTCATGTAAATGATTTTGCCGCCGATAAAAACGGAACGCTGTACTTATCGGGCAACAAAGGCCTCCTGCGGCTCGATAATAACAATAGGTTGCATTATGTAGTTATTAACAGCTTCCCAGGCCAGGAGCTTGCGCACTTGTTTTTCGACAGGTGGGATAACCTGATGGTATCTGCCAAAAACACATTGTGGCTGTTAAATAAAACAGGGAGTTCCTTTTCGGCAAGGGGGCAATTTGTTTGCAAAGGTTATCCGGAGATCCGCGGAATGGCGCGTAGCAGCCATGGCGATTATTGGATAAGCACGCCCGGTGCGGTGTTACGATTGGATAACAAGCTCAATTTTATCCAGGCGGTAAGCGATAAAAGTTCGCCTCAAGGTTTAAATTCAAATTCATTGAGTAAAATTTTTATTGATCGTACGGATTGCCTCTGGATTTGTACGTTTGGTGGCGGTGTTAACTATTGCGATTTAAACGAGAAATTGTTTTACACGCTTCAGCATAACCCCGAAATCCCAAATTCACTTGCAGGTAATCACATCCGCTCGGTTATGGTTCATGGCGATGATATTTGGATAGGCACTACAGCCAACGGGTTAAACAGATATAATTTAAAAACGCAAAAATTTAGCTACTATAACGCCTACAATTCGCCGGTAAAATTAAAAAGCGATGCGGTTACCGCCTTATTGTTTGATAATGATCGTAACCTGTGGATAGGCAGCTCATCGGGGATTGATATTTTGAAACCGGAAGGAACCCTGTGGAAACCCGCAGGTTCCGAACTTTTCCCTACCCATGTAATTGATTGCTTTGCTAAGGATTACTACGGCAATATATGGTTTGGCAACCACCAGGATAATTTGGGGGTAATATGGAAAGATGCACAAAACCGCTACCGCATAAAGTACTATGGTGAAGGCTATTTTATTTATGCCGACAAAAACCGCCCCCAATTGCTGGTTTCCAGTATCCACGGCTTAAAACGGATGATTATTGATAAGGAAGGCACTGTTTTAAAAAGCTTTTCCTATAACGCGTCGGCATCAAAACCAAACTCGCTGAGTTCGGATTACACTTACCCGATAGATAAGCAAAATGACAGCACCTACTGGATAGGCACCATCGGCGGGGGGCTTAATAAACTGGTGCTGCGCGAAAAAAACGACACTTATGCTATTACTACCTACGCTGGTAGCTACGGTATATTTAATGATGTGGAAAGCCTGGAGGTGGATGATGCCGGCAATATATGGATGGGCGGTAACGGTTTGGAGTGTTTTAACCCGGTTACCGGCAAACTGATCCGTTATGATAAAAATGATGGCTTGCAGGGCAACAGCTTTAAAGTAGGCGCATCGTACAAAGCAGATGATGGTCGTTTATATTTTGGCGGAATAAAAGGCCTCAACTATTTTTATCCCAGCCAAATCAAGCCTAACGGGATACCCGCACAACCTGTTTTTACCGATATCCTGATCAATAACCAGCGACCGGCTTATGGAGATGTTGATTCATCAAAAAACGCTATTCCGCGGGTTATTGATTATTGTGATAAACTTAATCTTAATTACCTGCAAAATAACTTTGTAATCTCCTTTTCGTCCATGCATTTTGCCAATCCTTTAAAATGCAGGTTTCGTTATAAACTTGAGGGTTTTGATAAGGATTGGAAATATACCAATGGCAAAAACCCCGCAGCAGCTTACAGTAACCTTGATTATGCTGCTTATAAATTTGTTGTAGAGGCTACCAATAATGATGGGACATGGAGCAAAACCAAAGCCGAAATAATGGTTACGGTAACCCCGCCGTGGTGGAAATCGGGCTTTGCCAAAGTTGTTTACGCTATCCTGTTTTTATCGGGATTGGCGGGCATTTACATTTACCAGGCGCGTTGGTACCGCCTGAAACGCGAAATGGAAGTGCGGGCTATCAACGAAAACAAACGCGAAGAAATGCATCAGCAACGCGAAGAACTTTACCAGCAGCAGCTGATGTTTTTCACCAATGTATCGCACGAGTTCAGGACACCGTTAACGCTGATCTTAGGGCCGCTCGAAAGCCTCATCGGCCAAAATAAAAATCCGGCGCTCGATTATTCGTACCAACTGATGTACCGGAATGCCAAACGGCTAATGAACCTCATCAGCGAGCTGATGAACTTTAAAAAAGTGGCCGATAGCATTATAAGGTTGCAGGTTCAGCCGTTAATGATCAGCCAGTTTTGTAAAGACCTTACCTGGGAGTTCCAGAACCTGGCGGTTAATAAAAGCATCAGTTTTGAGGTTAATCAAGCAGAGAGCCTGGCTGCCGATACAGCACCTTTTGATGTACAGGTATTGGAGAAAATTTTGTTTAACCTGCTCAATAATTCGTTTAAATATACCAACGCCGGGGGGAAGGTATCGTTTGATGTGTTTTTTGATCTCAGCAGTTTTAAGCCATCATTCAATACAGGTTTCGAGTTGTTGAATAAAGGTCACCGGGCAAAAAAATACATCTACTTCAGGGTAGCCGATACCGGGATAGGCATTTCGGGCGATTCGATAACCCGTATTTTTGATAGATATTACCGCATCAGCAAAAATCACCTCGGCTCGGGCGTTGGGCTTGCTTTGGTTAAAAGTTTAACCCAGTTACATAAAGGCGATATTTATGTTTACAGCGAAAGATATAAGGGTACGGAAATTATCATCGGCATCCCCTGGGGTGAAGAAAATTATACTTTGGCCGAAAAAGCAGTTGCCGGTGGGGCAGAAGCGCAGCTGGAAACCATTGACCATGCTATTTTAACCCAATTGCCGGGCAGTGAGCTTATAGATACCCCCACACCGGTAAAAAGTCGCAAACATTTATTATTGGTTGAGGATAACCATGAGTTGCGCGCGTTTTTAAAACAAGCGTTCGAAAGATACTATATCATTTATGAAGCCGAAGATGGTAAACAGGGTTTTGAGATAGCTACCCAAAAGGTGCCGGATCTTATTATCAGCGATGTAATGATGCCTGGCATAAATGGTATCGAACTTTGTAAACTGCTTAAAGAACAGTTTGAAACCAGTCATATTCCTTTTGTTATTCTATCGGCAAAAGACGCCCTGGATACCAAAATAGAAGGCATGGAATCGGGTGCGGATTTTTATTTTGCCAAACCCTTGAGTATTGATCTGCTGTTGTTAACGGTAAGCAACATATTTGAACAGGCCGAAAAGCTGAAACAACGTTATACTAAAGACTATCTGTCGGAGGCTACCGGCTTAGTACATTCCGAAAAGGATAAGGAGTTTTTCCGGAAGCTTATTAATGTAATAGAGGACAATATCCAGGATCTGAACCTCGATGTAGATTTTTTGTGCAAACATTTATATATCAGCCGTACCAAATTGTATCAAAAAATTAAAAGTATTTCTGACCAGTCTGTCGGCGAGTTTATCCGTACGGTACGGCTTAAGCGTGCTATCCTGATCATGACGCACGAAGATGTATCGATGAATGAGGTTGCCGATAGGATAGGCCTGCAAAGTAATTCCAACTTTTCGAGGGCATTTAAAAAGGAGTATGGTAAATCGCCGCTGCAGTTTATGCAATCGTTAAAGAAGATTTGAATTTGCAAAAGCAAGGGTATTTATAAACCATAGCAGATATAGATTTTAAATTTGGGCATAACAGAAGGTTGTGTTTGGAGAATTTTAGAAAAAAACCGCTTCAGTTGCAACTGGAAGCGGTTTTATTTTTTAGTGAACCCTGTTTTACTAAAGTTCGAACTATTTCCTATCCGACCGCATTCGATAACCGATTTGGCTCGATGAAATCAAACAAAACACCATGAACTTATTTATCATTTCTTTTGAAATTTTAACGCTACCCCATCTACTTTTTCCTCCGGGTTTATACCAAATTGCTGAGCCAGCGTAGGCGCTATATCTACGGTGCTGGCAGGATCATAGCGTTGTTCGGCTTTCCATGGG
The sequence above is a segment of the Mucilaginibacter celer genome. Coding sequences within it:
- a CDS encoding two-component regulator propeller domain-containing protein produces the protein MVATTAHSQPFPYKFNYLTVDEGLSHTDANYIVQDKQGYIWVATFFGLDRYDGYSVKKFYNSNTPLNNAFKNRLICLYPDNDGNIWLGTEGGLQCFNARLEKYTDFIETGGAKTSFQKIIKPAGDLIYVYTGSQLKIFRVKGNTIEIQKTETQANFHVNDFAADKNGTLYLSGNKGLLRLDNNNRLHYVVINSFPGQELAHLFFDRWDNLMVSAKNTLWLLNKTGSSFSARGQFVCKGYPEIRGMARSSHGDYWISTPGAVLRLDNKLNFIQAVSDKSSPQGLNSNSLSKIFIDRTDCLWICTFGGGVNYCDLNEKLFYTLQHNPEIPNSLAGNHIRSVMVHGDDIWIGTTANGLNRYNLKTQKFSYYNAYNSPVKLKSDAVTALLFDNDRNLWIGSSSGIDILKPEGTLWKPAGSELFPTHVIDCFAKDYYGNIWFGNHQDNLGVIWKDAQNRYRIKYYGEGYFIYADKNRPQLLVSSIHGLKRMIIDKEGTVLKSFSYNASASKPNSLSSDYTYPIDKQNDSTYWIGTIGGGLNKLVLREKNDTYAITTYAGSYGIFNDVESLEVDDAGNIWMGGNGLECFNPVTGKLIRYDKNDGLQGNSFKVGASYKADDGRLYFGGIKGLNYFYPSQIKPNGIPAQPVFTDILINNQRPAYGDVDSSKNAIPRVIDYCDKLNLNYLQNNFVISFSSMHFANPLKCRFRYKLEGFDKDWKYTNGKNPAAAYSNLDYAAYKFVVEATNNDGTWSKTKAEIMVTVTPPWWKSGFAKVVYAILFLSGLAGIYIYQARWYRLKREMEVRAINENKREEMHQQREELYQQQLMFFTNVSHEFRTPLTLILGPLESLIGQNKNPALDYSYQLMYRNAKRLMNLISELMNFKKVADSIIRLQVQPLMISQFCKDLTWEFQNLAVNKSISFEVNQAESLAADTAPFDVQVLEKILFNLLNNSFKYTNAGGKVSFDVFFDLSSFKPSFNTGFELLNKGHRAKKYIYFRVADTGIGISGDSITRIFDRYYRISKNHLGSGVGLALVKSLTQLHKGDIYVYSERYKGTEIIIGIPWGEENYTLAEKAVAGGAEAQLETIDHAILTQLPGSELIDTPTPVKSRKHLLLVEDNHELRAFLKQAFERYYIIYEAEDGKQGFEIATQKVPDLIISDVMMPGINGIELCKLLKEQFETSHIPFVILSAKDALDTKIEGMESGADFYFAKPLSIDLLLLTVSNIFEQAEKLKQRYTKDYLSEATGLVHSEKDKEFFRKLINVIEDNIQDLNLDVDFLCKHLYISRTKLYQKIKSISDQSVGEFIRTVRLKRAILIMTHEDVSMNEVADRIGLQSNSNFSRAFKKEYGKSPLQFMQSLKKI